A DNA window from Acidobacteriota bacterium contains the following coding sequences:
- a CDS encoding response regulator: MAALIETDSRPPDEQPWLAFVANAPVGLAVARLDARDTGCTIATNPALHVLLRGASGTPPDLLADTTWVDPEERNRLIAALHEDGGVHDMPARLRRADGTVAYVEISATHATDRPSHACIVVRDVGERRRREEQSRDLYQQLLQAEKMAALGQTMSGVAHELNNPLGAILALAERLRLQGARTPLAAGLITLHKEAERAARIARQLLTFARKRHTTRLMVPINEVVAETVRLREADLQREGIRVSTFLSPDLPEVFADPHQLQQVVLNLLINAEHALVAGGDGGHVRLRTSADGPDTVCIEVSDDGPGMSAEVLGRIFDPFFTTKDVGEGTGLGLAVAQAIVAEHGGRIDVDSTPGAGARFAIVLPAAGATVKASRAHTAPIADTSDRFGDGLRVLLADDEPALAGAVAETLRDAGFDVELAHDGEEALARARAQTFDAVICDLRMPRVDGPTFYRTIAELSPPQARRVIFVTGDVTGTEAASFLDESGCPWLAKPFRLVELLRVVRDVVG, from the coding sequence ATGGCCGCACTGATCGAAACGGACAGTCGCCCTCCGGACGAACAGCCCTGGTTGGCGTTCGTCGCGAACGCGCCAGTCGGTCTGGCCGTGGCCAGGCTGGACGCGCGGGACACAGGATGCACGATCGCGACCAATCCCGCGCTCCATGTCCTGTTGCGCGGCGCGAGCGGGACACCGCCCGATCTGCTCGCCGACACGACATGGGTGGATCCCGAAGAACGGAATCGGTTGATCGCCGCCTTGCATGAGGACGGCGGCGTCCACGACATGCCGGCCCGCCTGCGTCGCGCGGACGGGACCGTCGCGTACGTGGAAATTTCCGCAACCCACGCCACCGACCGGCCCTCGCATGCCTGCATCGTCGTGCGGGATGTGGGGGAACGACGACGGCGGGAGGAGCAATCGCGCGATCTGTACCAGCAGCTGCTCCAGGCCGAGAAGATGGCCGCCCTCGGCCAGACGATGTCGGGGGTGGCGCACGAGTTGAACAACCCGCTGGGTGCGATCCTCGCGCTGGCCGAGCGCCTGCGTCTCCAGGGCGCGCGCACACCGCTTGCCGCGGGCCTCATCACGCTGCACAAGGAAGCCGAACGCGCCGCTCGCATCGCGCGGCAGCTCCTCACCTTCGCGCGCAAGCGGCACACCACGCGCCTGATGGTGCCGATCAACGAGGTGGTGGCCGAAACGGTGCGCCTGCGCGAAGCGGACCTCCAGCGCGAAGGCATCCGCGTCAGCACCTTCCTCTCGCCGGACCTGCCCGAGGTCTTCGCCGATCCCCACCAGTTGCAGCAGGTCGTGTTGAACCTCCTGATCAACGCCGAACATGCGCTCGTGGCCGGCGGCGACGGCGGACACGTGCGGCTCCGCACGAGTGCCGACGGGCCCGACACCGTCTGCATCGAGGTCAGTGACGATGGACCGGGCATGAGCGCGGAGGTGCTGGGGCGCATCTTCGACCCGTTCTTCACGACCAAGGACGTGGGCGAAGGCACGGGTCTCGGACTTGCCGTTGCCCAGGCGATCGTGGCCGAGCACGGCGGCCGGATCGACGTCGACTCGACACCAGGTGCCGGCGCACGGTTCGCGATCGTGCTGCCTGCCGCGGGGGCCACAGTGAAAGCCTCGCGCGCGCACACGGCGCCGATCGCCGACACGAGCGACAGGTTCGGCGACGGCCTGCGCGTGCTGCTCGCAGACGACGAGCCGGCGCTGGCGGGCGCCGTCGCCGAGACGCTGCGGGACGCGGGATTCGACGTGGAGCTGGCGCACGACGGCGAGGAAGCGCTGGCGCGCGCACGCGCGCAGACGTTCGATGCCGTCATCTGCGACCTGCGGATGCCCCGCGTGGATGGTCCGACGTTCTATCGGACCATCGCGGAGCTGTCGCCGCCTCAGGCGCGACGGGTGATCTTCGTCACCGGTGACGTCACGGGCACCGAAGCCGCGAGCTTCCTCGACGAGAGCGGCTGCCCCTGGCTCGCCAAGCCCTTCCGGCTCGTGGAGCTCCTGCGCGTCGTGCGCGACGTCGTGGGGTAG
- the fabZ gene encoding 3-hydroxyacyl-ACP dehydratase FabZ produces MELTVPFDYQAIERILPHRYPFLLVDRITEFEVDTRVVGVKNVTGDESYLSRVTGQPPVLPPTILTEAVAQVGAILILAKPENREKLIYFMGIERVRYRRPVHPGDTVVIEAHVQRLRSRMGVLKGVARVGDAVVAEGTMTFALGPRNALGDG; encoded by the coding sequence ATGGAACTGACCGTCCCCTTCGACTACCAGGCCATCGAACGGATCCTGCCACATCGCTATCCGTTCCTGCTCGTGGATCGCATCACGGAGTTCGAGGTGGATACGCGCGTGGTGGGCGTCAAGAACGTGACGGGCGACGAAAGTTACCTGTCGCGCGTGACGGGCCAGCCGCCGGTGCTGCCGCCCACGATTCTCACCGAGGCCGTGGCCCAGGTGGGGGCGATCCTCATTCTGGCCAAGCCGGAGAACCGCGAGAAGCTGATCTACTTCATGGGGATCGAGCGCGTGCGCTACAGGCGGCCGGTCCACCCGGGCGACACGGTGGTCATCGAGGCGCACGTGCAGCGCCTGCGGAGCCGGATGGGCGTGCTGAAGGGTGTGGCGCGCGTCGGTGATGCGGTGGTGGCCGAGGGCACGATGACGTTTGCCCTCGGACCACGCAACGCGTTGGGTGACGGGTAG
- a CDS encoding GAF domain-containing protein — MRRPRHVTHPHPSSDPAPAVRVISDQDTLRTLFDLGRRVMSVLSLEDLLQTIPRLIGRLIQFDAFAIYMLHPGGSELRVDYSLGYPAGVADSIRLQVGEGLVGMAAQDRRAVLVNDLDQDPHYKGFVPGMRSSIVVPLVYRTRTIGALNVLSAHRHAFSEKDLAIVRQFGVHAATALENARLYSQAARNARVFETLLEINREISSILDIDVLFERLAAATRKVIDYKAFAILLMDALSQRLEVKHLASPYGVDERVTSVPVGEGLTGYAALHREVVVSGDVHQDARYITLFDSVTSEMAVPLLYQGDCIGVLDLSTEERDAFDAGDVEFATLLAGQFAIAIQNARLYQELASNQARIERELRTAQRVQTALLPHEIPARIRGLDIAARFEAARELGGDLHDYLDPLANQLVVVLGDVSGKGVPAALYSAFASELVRSRTYRKRYVHTAVTPASVLQITNTILHERQLLEMYLTLCYALFDVRRRTVTVANSGVPYPLRLTAAGVVEWIDVTGVPLGSFPGIEYDECVIPYTKGDVFLFYSDGVSEAMDLDGDEFGRDRIATVVQSQRGKPARAIVDAVFDAVVAFRGEAPQNDDITVMAVRAV; from the coding sequence ATGCGGCGCCCCCGGCACGTGACCCACCCCCATCCGTCCAGCGATCCGGCCCCGGCGGTCCGGGTGATCAGCGATCAGGACACGCTCCGCACGCTGTTCGACCTCGGACGACGGGTGATGTCCGTGCTGTCGCTGGAGGACCTGCTCCAGACGATCCCGCGCCTCATCGGACGCCTGATCCAGTTCGATGCGTTCGCCATCTACATGCTGCACCCCGGGGGCAGCGAACTGCGGGTGGACTACTCGCTCGGCTACCCCGCCGGCGTCGCCGACTCCATCAGGCTCCAGGTGGGCGAGGGGCTGGTCGGGATGGCCGCGCAGGACCGTCGCGCCGTGCTCGTCAACGACCTCGACCAGGACCCGCACTACAAGGGATTCGTTCCCGGCATGCGCTCGTCGATCGTCGTCCCCCTCGTGTACCGGACGCGGACGATCGGCGCGCTCAACGTCCTCTCGGCGCATCGCCACGCGTTCAGCGAGAAGGACCTGGCGATCGTCAGGCAGTTCGGCGTCCACGCGGCGACGGCGCTCGAGAACGCGCGGCTCTACTCGCAGGCGGCCAGGAACGCGCGCGTCTTCGAGACGCTGCTCGAGATCAACCGCGAGATCTCGTCGATCCTCGACATCGACGTCCTGTTCGAGCGCCTCGCCGCCGCCACGCGCAAGGTGATCGACTACAAGGCCTTCGCGATCCTGCTGATGGACGCGCTGTCGCAGCGGCTCGAGGTGAAGCATCTCGCGTCGCCGTACGGCGTCGACGAGCGCGTCACGTCGGTCCCCGTGGGTGAGGGGCTCACCGGATATGCCGCCCTGCACCGCGAGGTGGTGGTGTCGGGCGACGTGCACCAGGACGCGCGGTACATCACGCTCTTCGACTCGGTGACGTCGGAGATGGCGGTGCCCCTGCTCTATCAGGGCGACTGCATCGGCGTGCTCGACCTCAGTACGGAGGAGCGCGACGCGTTCGACGCGGGCGACGTGGAGTTCGCCACGCTGCTCGCCGGGCAGTTCGCGATCGCGATCCAGAACGCACGGTTGTACCAGGAGCTGGCGTCCAACCAGGCGCGCATCGAGCGTGAACTGCGCACCGCGCAGCGCGTGCAGACGGCCCTGCTGCCGCACGAGATCCCCGCGCGCATCCGCGGCCTCGACATCGCCGCGCGTTTCGAAGCCGCGCGTGAACTGGGCGGCGATCTGCACGACTATCTCGATCCGCTCGCCAACCAGCTCGTGGTGGTGCTGGGTGACGTCTCGGGGAAGGGCGTCCCCGCGGCACTCTACAGCGCGTTCGCGTCCGAGCTCGTGCGGTCGCGCACGTACCGGAAGCGCTACGTGCACACGGCCGTCACGCCGGCCAGCGTGCTGCAGATCACCAACACGATCCTCCACGAGCGTCAGCTCCTGGAGATGTACCTCACGCTCTGTTACGCACTGTTCGACGTCAGGCGGCGCACGGTCACGGTGGCCAACTCCGGCGTGCCGTATCCGCTGCGACTCACCGCGGCAGGTGTCGTGGAGTGGATCGACGTGACGGGCGTGCCGCTCGGCTCGTTCCCGGGGATCGAATACGACGAGTGCGTCATTCCTTACACGAAGGGCGACGTGTTCCTGTTCTACTCGGATGGCGTCTCGGAAGCGATGGACCTCGATGGCGACGAGTTCGGCCGCGACCGCATCGCCACCGTCGTCCAGTCGCAGCGTGGCAAGCCGGCGCGCGCGATCGTCGACGCCGTCTTCGACGCCGTGGTCGCCTTCCGCGGCGAGGCCCCGCAGAACGACGACATCACCGTGATGGCCGTCCGCGCCGTATGA
- a CDS encoding serine hydrolase, giving the protein MPGMQSVTTISRTRVRVGVVGALLAWALFGVGSSVCRLAAQTQTAAPASKTAELATTFERRLEAIASGVDGSVGYAVVDLTSGQRFVRRADEPFPTASAIKIGILHELFVQADAGRVALDDPKPLAPSSRAGGSGILQRLHAPVLSLRDHALLMILLSDNTSTNVLIDTLGRETIASHMQALGAKGYQLRRRMMDGEAATRGEENVASPNDLLVVMDAIRTGRGLRPASQAEAIRIMREYGPTAIRAAVPSGVPVAAKPGGLDGVRTEVAWVDLKGRPYLLCVMTSFLADSSSGDKAITDISRAAYQYFDRLARAGVEGRLLP; this is encoded by the coding sequence ATGCCGGGAATGCAGAGCGTGACGACGATTTCCAGAACACGGGTGCGCGTGGGTGTGGTTGGCGCGCTGCTAGCGTGGGCGCTGTTCGGCGTGGGGAGTTCGGTCTGTCGTCTCGCAGCGCAAACGCAGACGGCGGCACCGGCGAGCAAGACCGCCGAACTCGCGACGACGTTCGAGCGACGGCTGGAGGCCATCGCGTCGGGCGTGGACGGCAGCGTCGGCTATGCAGTCGTCGACCTGACGTCCGGCCAGCGCTTCGTCCGTCGCGCCGACGAGCCGTTCCCGACGGCGTCGGCGATCAAGATCGGCATCCTGCACGAGCTGTTCGTGCAGGCCGATGCCGGCCGCGTGGCGCTCGACGACCCGAAGCCGCTGGCGCCATCGAGCCGCGCCGGCGGATCGGGCATCCTCCAGCGCCTCCACGCACCGGTCCTCTCGCTGCGCGATCACGCGCTGCTGATGATCCTCCTCAGCGACAACACCTCGACCAACGTCCTCATCGACACGCTCGGCCGCGAGACCATCGCCAGCCACATGCAGGCGCTCGGCGCGAAGGGCTATCAGCTGCGTCGCCGCATGATGGACGGCGAGGCCGCCACGCGTGGTGAAGAGAACGTCGCCAGCCCGAACGACCTGCTCGTCGTGATGGACGCGATCAGGACGGGCCGCGGCCTCCGGCCGGCGAGCCAGGCCGAGGCGATCCGCATCATGCGCGAGTACGGTCCCACCGCCATCCGCGCCGCCGTCCCCTCCGGCGTCCCCGTCGCCGCCAAGCCCGGCGGTCTCGACGGCGTCCGTACGGAAGTCGCCTGGGTGGATCTGAAAGGCCGCCCGTACCTCCTGTGCGTGATGACCAGCTTCCTCGCCGACTCCTCGTCCGGCGACAAGGCCATCACCGACATTTCACGGGCCGCGTACCAGTACTTCGATCGCCTGGCGCGCGCCGGCGTCGAAGGCCGACTGCTGCCGTAG
- a CDS encoding UpxY family transcription antiterminator has translation MPDLAWFALRVKPRAERVVADVLDGKGYEYFLPMHRERRRWSDRVKTVDTPLFAGYLFCRFDVQFRLPILTSPGVLHVVSIGKVPEPIPDEEIESLQVLTRSGLTLEPWPFLQIGEQVRIVAGPLAGAAGVVQSVKDRDRLVVSVTLLQRSVAVVVPESCLWPASA, from the coding sequence ATGCCAGACCTCGCCTGGTTCGCCCTTCGTGTCAAGCCCCGCGCCGAGCGCGTGGTGGCGGACGTGCTCGATGGAAAGGGGTATGAGTACTTCCTTCCCATGCACCGCGAGCGGCGCCGCTGGTCGGACCGCGTCAAGACGGTGGACACGCCGTTGTTCGCCGGGTACCTGTTCTGCCGTTTCGATGTGCAGTTCCGCCTGCCAATCCTGACCTCGCCGGGTGTCCTGCACGTGGTGAGCATCGGAAAGGTCCCGGAGCCGATCCCCGACGAGGAGATCGAGTCGCTGCAGGTGCTGACGCGGTCGGGCCTGACGCTCGAGCCGTGGCCGTTCCTCCAGATCGGGGAACAAGTCCGCATCGTGGCCGGCCCGCTCGCCGGCGCGGCGGGTGTCGTGCAATCGGTGAAGGACCGCGATCGCCTGGTGGTCTCGGTCACATTGCTCCAGCGTTCAGTCGCCGTCGTCGTACCCGAATCGTGTCTATGGCCCGCCAGCGCGTGA
- a CDS encoding polysaccharide biosynthesis/export family protein — protein sequence MLAGAVFVNVSAAAPALAQAPSAQPDAPAPAGAADQGSFVIGPEDVLGILVWREADVSGDVVVRADGMITLPLIRDVQAAGLTPAALADNIQTALRDFITDASVTVVVRTMNSRKVFITGEVARPGAYPLGSTTTVMQLIALAGGVGEFANANAISVLRVENGRTRTFPFAYKDITRGRKMEQNITLLPGDTVVVPAK from the coding sequence GTGCTCGCCGGAGCGGTGTTCGTCAACGTCTCGGCAGCCGCCCCGGCGCTCGCACAAGCCCCGTCGGCACAACCGGATGCGCCCGCACCGGCAGGGGCCGCAGACCAGGGCAGCTTCGTCATCGGGCCCGAGGACGTGCTCGGGATCCTGGTGTGGCGCGAGGCAGACGTGAGCGGCGACGTCGTGGTACGCGCCGACGGCATGATCACGCTGCCGCTCATCCGCGACGTCCAGGCCGCGGGCCTCACGCCCGCCGCTCTCGCAGACAACATCCAGACCGCGCTGCGCGACTTCATCACCGACGCATCCGTCACCGTCGTCGTACGCACGATGAACAGCCGCAAGGTGTTCATCACCGGCGAAGTCGCACGGCCGGGCGCGTATCCGCTCGGGTCCACCACCACGGTGATGCAACTCATCGCACTGGCCGGCGGCGTGGGCGAGTTCGCCAACGCCAACGCGATCTCCGTCCTGCGCGTCGAGAACGGCAGGACGCGGACGTTCCCGTTCGCCTACAAGGACATCACCAGGGGTCGCAAGATGGAGCAGAACATCACGCTGCTGCCCGGCGACACGGTCGTGGTGCCCGCGAAGTAG
- a CDS encoding CpsD/CapB family tyrosine-protein kinase, whose product MRFDAGTAERLVASTHATPALLEQFRNLAALLDRTQRERVLRSLVITSPAPGDGKSHVATNLALTLSDSYRRKVLLVDADLRRPTLHTLFRIPPSAQGLAEALAAEEEQLPDGVRVTEQLTVIPGGRPNPNPVGDLASGRLSRLIAKAVSRYDWVLIDTPPAAGLADARIVSEAADATLVVVRAGVTRFPDLSDAVQALGAERVLGVVLNAADPSEIRGDDYYGAYYNAGAR is encoded by the coding sequence GTGCGATTCGACGCCGGTACCGCCGAGCGTCTCGTCGCCTCGACGCACGCCACCCCAGCCCTGCTCGAACAGTTCCGCAACCTGGCGGCGCTGCTCGACCGCACGCAGCGCGAGCGCGTGCTGCGCAGCCTGGTGATCACGTCGCCCGCACCGGGCGACGGCAAGAGCCACGTGGCCACGAACCTCGCGCTCACGTTGAGCGATTCATACAGGCGCAAGGTCCTGCTCGTCGACGCCGACCTGCGCCGGCCGACGCTGCACACGCTGTTCCGCATCCCGCCGAGCGCGCAGGGTCTCGCCGAGGCCCTCGCCGCCGAAGAGGAGCAGTTGCCAGACGGCGTGCGTGTGACAGAGCAGCTCACGGTCATCCCCGGCGGCCGCCCCAATCCGAATCCCGTCGGCGATCTGGCGTCGGGCCGGCTGTCGCGCCTGATCGCGAAGGCCGTGTCGCGCTACGACTGGGTGCTGATCGACACGCCGCCCGCCGCCGGCCTGGCCGACGCGCGCATCGTGAGTGAAGCGGCGGACGCCACGCTCGTCGTGGTGCGCGCCGGCGTCACGCGGTTCCCCGACCTGTCGGACGCCGTGCAGGCGCTCGGCGCGGAACGCGTGCTGGGCGTGGTGCTCAACGCCGCGGACCCGTCCGAGATTCGCGGCGACGACTACTACGGTGCCTACTACAACGCCGGCGCGCGGTGA
- a CDS encoding sugar transferase produces MNATVLTFTGVPAATIAARRRRTRDVYVLGETLFVDAVQRERRRADRTATPFAVLVLDMTHTRGSAPWPSVLRAAAAVRRDVDAVGWLEADAVLGILLPDVTLTCAMRVMRHLRRHLSQHLGEAASGVVSMRLYIHGLELDAEGPALPPVDLLLDAFAPERAHVASAAAKRALDVVGSAALLLLFSPVMLVAWALVKWTSKGPALFRQSRIGRRGEPFTMLKFRSMRVDAGHAVHDDYVTWFITASGKEPRKDGVVYKLTNDPRITPVGNVLRKTSLDELPQFFNVLRGEMSLVGPRPPLPSEVDMYQPWHRRRVLEAKPGITGLWQVNGRSRTTFDEMVRMDLQYARTRTLWGDLKILAATPFAMVKGAA; encoded by the coding sequence ATGAACGCAACGGTACTCACCTTCACCGGAGTGCCTGCCGCGACGATCGCGGCGCGGCGGCGCCGGACGCGCGACGTTTACGTGCTGGGCGAGACGCTCTTTGTCGACGCGGTGCAGCGAGAGCGGCGGCGCGCCGACCGCACGGCCACGCCGTTCGCGGTGCTCGTGCTCGACATGACGCACACGCGCGGCTCCGCCCCGTGGCCGTCGGTGCTTCGTGCGGCGGCGGCCGTGCGTCGCGACGTGGACGCGGTGGGCTGGCTCGAAGCCGATGCCGTCCTGGGCATCCTGCTGCCGGACGTCACCTTGACGTGCGCCATGCGCGTCATGCGCCACCTGCGTCGTCACCTGTCGCAGCACCTGGGTGAGGCGGCGTCCGGCGTCGTCTCGATGCGCCTGTACATCCACGGACTCGAGCTCGACGCGGAAGGTCCGGCGCTGCCTCCCGTCGATCTGTTGCTCGACGCGTTCGCGCCCGAACGGGCGCATGTGGCGAGCGCCGCCGCCAAGCGCGCACTGGACGTGGTGGGCAGTGCCGCCCTGCTGCTCCTGTTCTCGCCCGTGATGCTGGTGGCGTGGGCGCTCGTGAAGTGGACGTCGAAGGGCCCCGCGCTCTTCCGCCAGTCGCGCATCGGCAGGCGTGGCGAGCCGTTCACGATGCTGAAGTTCCGCAGCATGCGCGTGGATGCCGGTCATGCCGTCCACGACGACTACGTCACCTGGTTCATCACCGCCAGCGGCAAGGAGCCGCGCAAGGATGGCGTCGTCTACAAGCTCACCAACGATCCGCGGATCACGCCGGTGGGCAACGTGCTGCGCAAGACGAGCCTCGACGAACTGCCGCAGTTCTTCAACGTGCTGCGGGGAGAGATGTCGCTCGTGGGCCCGCGCCCGCCGCTGCCGTCGGAGGTGGACATGTACCAGCCCTGGCACCGCCGCCGCGTGCTCGAAGCCAAGCCCGGGATCACGGGGCTCTGGCAGGTCAACGGCCGCAGCCGCACCACGTTCGACGAGATGGTACGCATGGACCTGCAGTACGCGCGCACGCGCACGCTGTGGGGCGACCTGAAGATCCTCGCCGCCACGCCGTTCGCGATGGTGAAGGGGGCCGCCTGA
- a CDS encoding N-acetyltransferase, with protein MEQSPYLAIAPDVKLGKDVRLSKFINLYGCAIGDETKIGACVEIQKGVTVGRRCKISSHTFICEGVTIEDNVFIGHGVTFTNDVFPRATTADGELQTEADWTVEPTLVKRGASIGSGVTVLPRLTIGEDAIVGAGSVVTRDVPPRTIVAGNPARILRPIDP; from the coding sequence ATGGAGCAGTCGCCGTATCTCGCGATTGCACCTGACGTGAAGCTGGGCAAGGACGTCAGGCTCTCGAAGTTCATCAACCTGTACGGCTGCGCGATCGGCGACGAGACGAAGATCGGGGCCTGCGTCGAGATCCAGAAGGGCGTCACCGTCGGCAGGCGCTGCAAGATCTCGAGCCACACGTTCATCTGCGAAGGCGTGACCATCGAGGACAACGTCTTCATCGGGCACGGCGTGACGTTCACCAACGACGTCTTCCCTCGCGCCACGACAGCCGACGGCGAGCTCCAGACGGAAGCCGACTGGACGGTGGAGCCGACGCTGGTGAAGCGCGGGGCTTCCATCGGCTCCGGCGTCACCGTCCTGCCGCGCCTCACCATCGGCGAGGACGCCATCGTCGGCGCCGGCAGCGTGGTCACGAGAGACGTCCCCCCCCGCACGATCGTGGCCGGCAACCCCGCCCGCATCCTGCGCCCCATCGACCCGTAA
- a CDS encoding Gfo/Idh/MocA family oxidoreductase has translation MIRIGVIGYGYWGPNIVRNLVGLDGCEVVSVCDSNPKALARVQKLYPAIRVTTDSADVIADATIDAVAIITPVWTHYELAKAALLQGKHVFVEKPFTTTSEQAEELIAIADRRNLRIMVDHTFLFTGAVRKIKELVDAGALGPLLYFDSSRINLGLFQHDVSVIWDLAPHDLSIMDHLIGKDPEAVVATGSTHFGQHADIAFVTVYFPDNVIAHVNVNWLSPVKVRTTMIGGRDKMLVWDDVEVDEKLKIYDKGVTVTGAEGIHNLLVSYRSGDVWSPKVPQTEALTAELGYFLECIGNGATPFNDGVAGLRVVRLLEAADRSLDAQGRVVALA, from the coding sequence ATGATTCGCATAGGCGTGATTGGCTACGGCTACTGGGGCCCCAACATCGTGCGCAACCTCGTGGGCCTCGACGGCTGCGAGGTGGTGTCGGTCTGCGACAGCAACCCGAAGGCTCTCGCCCGGGTGCAGAAGCTGTATCCGGCCATCCGCGTCACCACCGATTCGGCCGACGTGATCGCCGACGCGACCATCGACGCCGTGGCGATCATCACCCCCGTGTGGACGCACTACGAGCTCGCGAAGGCCGCGCTCCTCCAGGGCAAGCACGTGTTCGTGGAGAAGCCCTTCACGACGACGTCCGAGCAGGCCGAAGAGCTCATCGCGATCGCGGATCGGAGAAACCTCCGCATCATGGTGGACCACACGTTCCTCTTCACGGGCGCCGTGCGGAAGATCAAGGAACTGGTGGACGCCGGTGCGCTCGGCCCGCTGCTCTACTTCGACTCGTCGCGCATTAACCTCGGACTCTTCCAGCACGACGTCAGCGTGATCTGGGACCTCGCCCCGCACGACCTCTCGATCATGGATCACCTGATCGGGAAGGACCCCGAAGCCGTGGTCGCCACGGGCAGCACGCACTTCGGCCAGCACGCGGACATCGCATTCGTCACCGTGTACTTTCCCGACAACGTCATCGCGCACGTCAACGTCAACTGGCTCTCGCCGGTGAAGGTGCGCACGACCATGATCGGGGGGCGCGACAAGATGCTGGTGTGGGACGACGTCGAAGTGGACGAGAAGCTGAAGATCTACGACAAGGGCGTCACGGTGACCGGCGCCGAAGGAATCCACAACCTGCTCGTGAGTTACCGCTCCGGCGACGTGTGGTCGCCGAAGGTGCCGCAGACCGAGGCGCTCACGGCGGAACTCGGCTACTTCCTCGAATGCATCGGCAACGGTGCCACGCCGTTCAACGACGGCGTCGCCGGCCTGCGCGTGGTACGCCTGCTCGAAGCGGCGGACCGCTCACTCGACGCGCAAGGCAGGGTCGTGGCCCTGGCCTGA
- a CDS encoding GNAT family N-acetyltransferase: protein MTSVHVMDPLDDPRWAAFIEHHPRATVFHSPAWLRALRDTYGYEPFVLTTTGDGALDDGLVACRVRTWWAKRLVALPFSDHCDPLVRKDGDAEALYAGLRRRMEDGQWRSAEARPLTVACGWPAASSYAIHALDLSRPLDRVFAGFHASSTRRAIRRAEREALSYESGRSDALIATFFGLLRLTRRRHGVPPQPIAWFRALAHRCADAFTVHVARKAGRAIAAIVTLRFARTLVYKYGGSDARDHALGGMPFLFWRVIQQAHADGIETLDLGRSNFDQPGLIAFKNHLGAEQKVLTYHRIPGTGHRAPGTVTKDASLLARAARATLVRLPDPLFDMSGRVLYRHLG from the coding sequence ATGACGAGCGTCCACGTGATGGATCCACTGGACGACCCGCGCTGGGCGGCGTTCATCGAGCATCATCCGCGTGCAACGGTCTTCCATTCACCCGCGTGGCTTCGTGCGCTGCGCGACACATACGGATACGAACCGTTCGTGCTGACGACAACCGGAGATGGTGCACTCGACGATGGCCTCGTGGCGTGCCGCGTGCGCACCTGGTGGGCGAAACGCCTCGTGGCCCTGCCGTTCTCCGATCACTGCGATCCGCTCGTGCGGAAGGACGGGGATGCCGAGGCGCTGTACGCGGGACTGCGTCGGCGGATGGAAGACGGCCAGTGGCGCAGCGCCGAGGCGAGGCCGTTGACAGTGGCGTGCGGCTGGCCCGCCGCCTCGTCGTACGCGATCCACGCGCTCGACCTGTCGCGCCCGCTGGACCGGGTCTTCGCGGGCTTCCACGCGTCGAGCACGCGCCGCGCGATTCGTCGTGCGGAACGGGAAGCGCTGTCTTACGAGAGCGGCAGGTCCGACGCGCTCATCGCCACGTTCTTCGGCCTCCTCCGCCTCACCCGTCGTCGTCACGGCGTGCCGCCGCAGCCGATCGCGTGGTTCCGCGCGCTCGCGCACAGGTGCGCCGACGCGTTCACCGTCCACGTGGCGCGCAAGGCGGGCAGGGCGATCGCCGCGATCGTCACGCTGCGCTTCGCACGCACGCTGGTCTACAAGTACGGCGGATCCGACGCCCGCGATCACGCGCTGGGCGGCATGCCGTTCCTCTTCTGGCGCGTGATCCAGCAGGCCCACGCCGACGGCATCGAGACTCTGGACCTCGGTCGATCGAACTTCGATCAGCCAGGCCTCATCGCCTTCAAGAACCACCTCGGCGCAGAGCAGAAAGTGCTGACGTACCACCGGATTCCGGGCACGGGGCACCGGGCACCGGGCACCGTCACGAAAGACGCGAGCCTTCTGGCGAGAGCCGCTCGTGCAACTCTGGTTCGCCTGCCGGACCCACTGTTCGACATGTCTGGCCGAGTACTGTACCGCCACCTCGGCTGA